The sequence below is a genomic window from Nostoc flagelliforme CCNUN1.
GAGAAACCATTTAATCAAAGTACAACAAACAACCAGCAAACAACAACCGATCGCCAAAATCAAAACACTAAAGTTTATCCAACCAAACGTGAAACTCTGTGACGTAAAGTACAGTTAAATCTTTGAATGCCGTTAGTTTTACCACTGGTTCGTGGCTTTTTGAATTACGAAATTATTGTAAAGAACAGAGCGCTCGCTCTGTTCTTTACTGTTTAATAAAATTTTAAGTGCCCTGCTTTCTGTTTTATCTAAGAAGAAAGTTATAAGACTAATATTCTAACTCTAGATTCACTTGCTAACTAAACAAAGATGAATTTCATGCATCGCAATTTAAGTTGAAGTATGGCTCAACTCAACTTGCAAGCAAATCAACTGATCCTGACCTAGCTGTAATTTGTCTCCATGACTCAATGGATGAGGTGCTCCACGAGGTAATAATTTATCATTGAGGTAGCTACCGTTTCGGCTATCATCAACAATCATGTAAGCTTGTCGAGCAATATCCCAGTAGAGATGAGCATGGGTACGAGAGATGATACCTGCATGGGGCAGCCCTGTTAAATCGATTTCAGGCCGCATCCCGTTAGAGAGATTTTGACGACCGATCACGCCAGACTCCCTAAGCAACAGAAAACTTTGTTTGCTGGGATGAAGCAACTTCAATTGAGGACGTTCCTGATTATTGATTGTTGATGATAGCTGGGGCGAAGGAGTCGAGGTTTGAGTATAGCGAGCTGTCGAGGCTACCATAGCAGGGGCTTGTACTGCCTGTGCTAAGGAAGTACCGCACATTGGGCAGATTTTAGCGTTGTGCGGCAGTACCTGATTAAAGAAAGAGCAGCTTGGTTCTGGACAACGATGAGTTTGGATTGCCATAGTAATTGCACTCCCTAACGATTCAGAATAGATGACGATAATGTGTAGTTTTTAGGTACAGTTTGTAGCGGCACAAGACCCGCTTGCTGAAGGAGATACTGTCCATCTTGAGTTTTGAGAAAATTAGCGAAGAGCGGCCCTGATACATTCCCAGGCAAATTATTATCTTTAGGATATGCAATAATCAACGGGGTGCTGAGTGGATAGGTAGCTGTATGAAAAGCCAATATATTAAGTAAGGGCTTTTTCTCGAGACAGAGATTGTCTGATGGAGAAATAGGTTGCATTGTGCTGTTGGTGGTCTCTTTTAGTAGAGGCTGTACAGGGTCTAGATTTTCTTGGGCAATAGCTAGGGGGTAAATTTTGCATTGATCCCAGGTTTGGGTCAATAGTCCGAAACTAATTGAGCCAGCCTCGGTTTTTTGCGCCTGCTTTTCTCCAACTGCAATGGAGCGCAAGGTATTAAAGGTTGAACGTTGCTCAATCTTGCTAAATTGGGCAATCAAACTTGGATCGTTGCCTAAAACTTTTTGTTGGAATAGGCGTAATGCTTCAGGTTCCATCGGTCGATAGGGTTTGATCGGCAGATCAGGAAAATCTGAACCTAGCTGTTTCCAGTTGGTAAGTTGCCCTGTAAAAATTTGCTGCAATTGGGCAAGACTGATCTTGCCTTGCAATGCATTTGGTAGATTTTGACTTTTATAAGCAGGTACATAGACTAAAAGACCATCGTAGGCGATCGTTTGCTGAATTAACCCTTCGGGTAGTTGGGTTGATAAACTAGCGATCGCAAAATTTGCCTTGGCGTTTGCTTCGAGAACTTCAGTAAGGGAGACCGTTGAGGGGCATAAGTTCGGTAGTTAAAAATAGCTGCCATATCCAACTTGGGCTGGGTCAGCAACGCTCTCATTTTGCGATCGCTCGCGGGTTTCTTGTCTAAAACTATTGTCCAAGTTCCAAGTGCTTCTCCCGTATACGGATACTGTCCTGGCTGAATACCATTAACATCTGCAAACGATGGCAAAAGATGCTTAAAATTAGCCGTCTCTGCATCAGAATTTGACATGGATCGGGGCAATAGCAACCACAATAGCCCTCCCAATACAGGCAAAGCGAGTAAACTCAAAAGCCAATACTTTCGATTCGATTTCGCTGGAGACTCTGGGCTAAAATTTTCATGAGAACCAGCAGCCGTTTCAGGTTGAGGCAGTTTAATCAAGGCCTGACGCGCCTCTGCCGCAGAGTTAAACGGGGTGTCTAACCCTAGCAAACGAAGCAGAAAATCTCTCAGGGGCGGATCATTCTGGGGCCAATGTTGAGCCTCGCGCGGATTTAGCGGTGCGTCAGAACCAGAGTGAGTCTCTTGAGCCGTCCAGAGAGCAAAGGCGACCGATCCAAGATCGATTAAGTCTTGTGACGGTAACAGCACCTGGCGCGGGGCAGGGACAAAAAGCTGCTCCCAGGATGCCAGATCGCAGACATAGACGTAGCCTTTATCACTTATGAGCAGGCTGTCAAGCCCCAAGTTGCCGTGGGCAGTTCCTATTGCAACAGATGCAAAACTTGATGGCTGACTATGGAGGAAATGTAGCGACTGGAGCATTTGATTTAGGACTTGT
It includes:
- a CDS encoding FHA domain-containing protein, whose amino-acid sequence is MAIQTHRCPEPSCSFFNQVLPHNAKICPMCGTSLAQAVQAPAMVASTARYTQTSTPSPQLSSTINNQERPQLKLLHPSKQSFLLLRESGVIGRQNLSNGMRPEIDLTGLPHAGIISRTHAHLYWDIARQAYMIVDDSRNGSYLNDKLLPRGAPHPLSHGDKLQLGQDQLICLQVELSHTST
- a CDS encoding PstS family phosphate ABC transporter substrate-binding protein; translation: MASLSTQLPEGLIQQTIAYDGLLVYVPAYKSQNLPNALQGKISLAQLQQIFTGQLTNWKQLGSDFPDLPIKPYRPMEPEALRLFQQKVLGNDPSLIAQFSKIEQRSTFNTLRSIAVGEKQAQKTEAGSISFGLLTQTWDQCKIYPLAIAQENLDPVQPLLKETTNSTMQPISPSDNLCLEKKPLLNILAFHTATYPLSTPLIIAYPKDNNLPGNVSGPLFANFLKTQDGQYLLQQAGLVPLQTVPKNYTLSSSILNR
- a CDS encoding serine/threonine-protein kinase; its protein translation is MPIIDSNALAKFYRCTQNAPLGCRKPIETTEKIPGAKFCLECGFPTTLPVQTELRGSLGTYRISEMLRSQGMGRLYRGTQISNGQSVVVKEYLLPKQYFNAVEAQQRRTALGQVAKGNLTTPKGREFRLVSPSETIADPSSDRVYLIFSGEIAALPTLKQTLRETGAFSASQVRQVLNQMLQSLHFLHSQPSSFASVAIGTAHGNLGLDSLLISDKGYVYVCDLASWEQLFVPAPRQVLLPSQDLIDLGSVAFALWTAQETHSGSDAPLNPREAQHWPQNDPPLRDFLLRLLGLDTPFNSAAEARQALIKLPQPETAAGSHENFSPESPAKSNRKYWLLSLLALPVLGGLLWLLLPRSMSNSDAETANFKHLLPSFADVNGIQPGQYPYTGEALGTWTIVLDKKPASDRKMRALLTQPKLDMAAIFNYRTYAPQRSPLLKFSKQTPRQILRSLVYQPNYPKG